In Candidatus Saganbacteria bacterium, a single window of DNA contains:
- a CDS encoding DUF5665 domain-containing protein: protein MEHDKLEKNIDKLARHFEKANFTEYVELLQKPWKFFWLQFCAGLLRGVGTAIGFTIIFAIVIYILIAVLRNFMGVPIIGSYIAQLVEFVNQSLRNGISR from the coding sequence ATGGAACACGATAAATTAGAGAAAAACATAGATAAGCTTGCAAGGCATTTTGAAAAAGCGAACTTCACGGAATATGTAGAACTTTTACAAAAACCCTGGAAGTTCTTCTGGCTGCAGTTCTGTGCCGGGCTTTTGAGAGGTGTCGGTACTGCGATAGGGTTTACTATCATATTTGCGATCGTTATATATATACTTATAGCGGTGCTGAGGAATTTTATGGGTGTGCCGATAATCGGGTCGTATATCGCGCAGCTCGTGGAATTCGTAAACCAATCGTTGAGGAACGGAATAAGCAGATAA
- the lspA gene encoding signal peptidase II, with amino-acid sequence MNSIFYIATAVIFIVDQSIKHIISVYMWTGMSVKIIPGSLSLTYIRNTGAAFGIFSGKTPLLSVVSIIFIMLLLIYYFKKGRQEGNYSRSLLFKLSLASMLGGALGNLADRIFRGYVIDYVDVRYFSVFNFSDIMINVGVGLLLLGFVMKRSKKTENSPPAPLL; translated from the coding sequence GTGAATTCGATCTTCTATATTGCAACGGCCGTTATCTTTATCGTCGACCAATCGATCAAACACATCATCTCCGTTTATATGTGGACAGGGATGTCCGTAAAAATAATCCCCGGGTCCTTGTCACTCACTTATATCAGGAACACCGGAGCCGCTTTCGGGATATTCTCGGGCAAGACCCCGCTCTTGTCGGTTGTAAGCATAATTTTCATAATGCTGCTGCTGATCTACTACTTTAAAAAAGGCCGTCAAGAAGGAAACTACAGCCGTTCTCTGTTATTCAAGTTATCTCTGGCATCGATGCTTGGTGGAGCATTGGGCAACCTGGCAGACAGGATCTTCAGGGGATATGTGATAGATTATGTCGATGTCAGGTATTTCTCGGTGTTCAACTTTTCGGATATAATGATAAATGTCGGAGTGGGGTTATTGTTGTTGGGATTTGTGATGAAAAGGAGTAAGAAGACAGAGAACTCACCCCCAGCCCCTCTCTTATAA
- the lgt gene encoding prolipoprotein diacylglyceryl transferase has protein sequence MHPIILQLGPLSVYSWGLMVATAFAVGIGLAILNGKREGITADHIMDLAMYVVIFSVIGARIFYIVQFWDDFKGNIAAMFAVWEGGMVFYGGLIFAAATVYFVARKRGLNVLQILDVISPSVAIGYSIGRIGCFLRGCCFGLQCDLPWAVHFPDATGFVHPTQIYSSIAGLLMFIVLSRVFSRKKYNGQVFIWGLSLYSIYRFIIEFFRFCPDHYFGLTASQIISVALLIFALVLRPFLLKRE, from the coding sequence ATGCACCCGATAATATTACAATTAGGTCCGTTATCCGTATATTCCTGGGGCCTCATGGTCGCAACGGCTTTTGCCGTGGGGATCGGGCTCGCGATATTGAACGGCAAAAGAGAAGGCATAACCGCCGACCACATTATGGACCTCGCGATGTATGTCGTGATATTTTCGGTGATAGGAGCGAGAATATTTTATATCGTCCAATTCTGGGATGATTTTAAGGGCAATATCGCCGCAATGTTTGCTGTCTGGGAAGGCGGGATGGTATTTTACGGAGGGCTGATATTTGCCGCGGCCACAGTATATTTTGTCGCAAGGAAACGCGGTCTTAATGTCCTGCAGATACTTGATGTCATCTCCCCTTCAGTCGCGATCGGATACTCCATCGGCCGTATAGGATGCTTTCTCCGCGGCTGCTGTTTCGGCCTGCAGTGCGATCTGCCGTGGGCCGTGCATTTTCCGGATGCAACAGGTTTTGTCCATCCGACACAAATTTATTCTTCAATAGCCGGGCTATTGATGTTCATCGTCCTTTCGCGCGTTTTCAGCCGGAAAAAATATAACGGCCAGGTATTTATCTGGGGATTGTCATTATATTCGATATACAGGTTCATCATAGAGTTCTTCAGGTTCTGTCCAGACCATTATTTCGGGCTCACCGCTTCGCAGATCATCTCGGTCGCGCTGCTGATCTTCGCGCTCGTACTAAGGCCTTTTCTTTTAAAACGCGAATAA
- a CDS encoding glycosyltransferase family 2 protein: MDLSICIVGWNVREFLKKCLDSIYTNPPACDFEVIVTDNNSSDGSVEMVRASYPRVNLIINNNNLGFSTANNQCIKQSKGKYILLLNPDTEVLPGALDKLIAFFNGHPDAAAVAPKLLNPDLSLQRSVLSFPTLGAMIMRLIFIEQIWPGNPYSSKYLMAGFKHDMVMEIDQPMGAAIMLRKDVLDKVGLFDEESFMFFDEVDLCTRIKKAGWKIFFTPTAQIVHHGGSSIKKWGPLKLGKHWTRSRNHYFKKHFGWKTLSVLIFFDVIRAFLIFFAAVLLCYIGMNIFRYFIGFIIITPRAS, from the coding sequence ATGGACCTCTCCATCTGTATAGTAGGCTGGAATGTCAGAGAGTTTTTGAAAAAGTGCCTCGATTCAATATATACTAATCCTCCCGCCTGCGATTTTGAAGTCATCGTAACGGACAATAATTCTTCCGATGGTTCGGTCGAAATGGTAAGGGCTTCGTATCCCAGGGTCAATTTGATAATAAATAACAATAATCTCGGTTTTTCGACTGCCAACAATCAATGCATCAAACAAAGTAAAGGTAAATACATTCTGTTGCTAAATCCCGACACGGAAGTATTGCCGGGTGCTTTGGACAAACTTATAGCTTTTTTTAACGGCCATCCGGACGCTGCCGCTGTTGCGCCTAAATTATTAAATCCCGATCTTTCCCTTCAAAGGTCCGTGCTCTCCTTCCCTACCCTCGGCGCCATGATAATGAGGCTTATTTTTATCGAACAGATATGGCCCGGCAACCCGTACTCAAGTAAATATCTCATGGCGGGTTTCAAACACGACATGGTCATGGAAATTGACCAGCCGATGGGCGCGGCTATCATGTTAAGAAAAGACGTTCTGGACAAGGTCGGCCTGTTCGATGAGGAAAGTTTCATGTTCTTTGATGAGGTGGACCTGTGTACACGGATAAAAAAGGCAGGGTGGAAGATATTTTTCACTCCGACTGCTCAGATAGTCCACCATGGCGGCAGCTCGATAAAGAAATGGGGACCGCTGAAACTGGGGAAACACTGGACAAGGAGCAGGAACCATTATTTCAAAAAACACTTCGGATGGAAAACTTTATCCGTATTGATCTTTTTTGATGTCATAAGGGCATTTCTTATATTTTTTGCAGCGGTTCTTCTCTGTTATATCGGGATGAACATATTCCGGTACTTCATCGGCTTTATCATCATTACGCCAAGGGCATCGTAA
- a CDS encoding DUF4116 domain-containing protein produces the protein MEKVTLTGADNIQHIYERLRKIDSIRDGIIDGNITREELDEAANKQIDTSVQFNEGKTSSFDVIQKLYLKLRTLDKSDGDLDGNINALRPQLNTALTPEQQSNISLQIEVEGFVSTRKRELALAAIKNGSTSFLITDGFLNKDKEIVLAAVKQTWLALMIADKSLTKDKEVVLAAVKQDGKALKYADESLKKDKKFVLAAVKENGDALEFADNALCKDKEVVLAAVKQNGWVLRFADDSLKTDKEVVLAASKQNIHILECCSKSLRKDKEVVLAAVKQDGLALIYADESLKKDKDIVLAAVKQAGLALEFADLYLRKDKEVVLAAVKQHGWALDYADESLKKDKVFVLLAVKQNGWALKCADWSLKQNREFVLAAVKQEGSALIFVDESFKKDKRVVLAAVKQSGCILQKADESLKIDREVVLAAVKQNGLALEFAAESLKQDKGVVLAAVRQDMEALLFADESLKKDKDIVSAAAEQKRSFLAAVKQSWQAIKFADGSLKKNKDFVLAAVRQNGWALYYADGSLKKDKDIVLAAVKQKGNSLEFADKALCKDKEVVSAAVKQDGEALKYADEFMKKDKEIVLAAVNNNWDTLEYADGSLKKDKEVVLAAVKQNGWALKFADGSLKKDKEIVLAAVKQNGWALEYADGSLKKDKEVVLAAVKQSGLALRFADVSLQNDPDILKAAGK, from the coding sequence ATGGAAAAAGTAACTTTGACCGGCGCCGATAACATCCAGCATATTTATGAAAGGTTGAGAAAGATCGATTCGATAAGGGACGGGATAATTGACGGGAACATAACCCGCGAAGAACTGGATGAGGCCGCAAATAAACAGATCGATACGTCGGTACAATTCAACGAGGGCAAGACTTCTTCTTTTGATGTCATCCAGAAACTGTATTTAAAACTTCGGACATTAGATAAATCAGATGGCGATCTGGATGGGAATATAAACGCGCTGAGACCTCAACTAAACACTGCATTAACCCCTGAACAACAGAGCAACATCAGCCTGCAGATAGAAGTAGAAGGTTTTGTTTCTACAAGAAAAAGAGAGCTCGCATTAGCTGCAATTAAGAATGGTTCAACATCTTTTCTAATAACAGACGGATTTTTAAATAAAGATAAAGAGATTGTTTTGGCCGCGGTTAAGCAAACCTGGCTGGCGTTAATGATTGCGGACAAGTCTTTGACAAAAGATAAAGAGGTCGTTTTGGCTGCGGTCAAACAAGATGGAAAGGCATTAAAGTATGCTGACGAATCATTAAAGAAAGATAAAAAGTTTGTTTTGGCTGCTGTTAAAGAAAATGGGGATGCATTAGAGTTTGCTGATAATGCTTTGTGTAAAGACAAAGAAGTCGTTTTGGCTGCGGTTAAACAAAATGGGTGGGTATTAAGGTTCGCTGACGATTCTTTAAAAACAGATAAAGAGGTCGTCTTGGCTGCAAGCAAACAAAATATTCATATTTTAGAATGCTGCAGCAAGTCATTGAGGAAAGACAAAGAGGTCGTTTTGGCTGCGGTTAAACAAGATGGCCTGGCATTAATATATGCTGACGAGTCTTTGAAAAAAGACAAGGATATTGTTTTGGCTGCAGTTAAACAAGCCGGGCTGGCATTAGAGTTTGCTGACTTGTATTTAAGGAAAGATAAAGAGGTCGTTTTGGCCGCGGTCAAACAACACGGGTGGGCATTAGATTATGCTGACGAGTCCTTAAAAAAAGATAAGGTGTTTGTTCTGCTCGCCGTTAAACAAAATGGGTGGGCATTAAAGTGCGCTGATTGGTCATTAAAACAAAATAGGGAGTTTGTTTTGGCTGCCGTTAAACAAGAGGGTTCGGCATTAATTTTTGTTGATGAGTCTTTTAAAAAAGATAAAAGGGTCGTCTTGGCTGCCGTTAAACAAAGTGGGTGTATCTTACAAAAAGCCGACGAGTCTTTAAAAATTGATAGAGAGGTTGTCTTAGCTGCCGTTAAGCAAAATGGGCTGGCATTAGAATTTGCGGCCGAATCTTTAAAACAAGATAAAGGGGTCGTCTTGGCTGCCGTTAGACAAGATATGGAAGCATTATTATTTGCTGATGAGTCATTGAAAAAAGACAAGGATATTGTTTCGGCTGCGGCTGAACAAAAGAGGTCGTTTTTAGCTGCGGTCAAACAAAGCTGGCAGGCAATAAAATTTGCGGACGGATCATTGAAAAAAAATAAAGATTTTGTTTTGGCCGCGGTCAGACAAAATGGTTGGGCACTATATTATGCTGACGGATCTTTAAAAAAAGATAAAGACATCGTTTTGGCTGCGGTTAAACAAAAGGGAAATTCACTAGAGTTTGCTGACAAGGCTTTATGTAAAGATAAAGAGGTCGTTTCGGCTGCGGTTAAACAAGATGGGGAGGCATTGAAATATGCTGACGAGTTTATGAAAAAAGATAAGGAGATCGTTTTGGCTGCGGTTAATAATAATTGGGACACACTGGAATATGCTGACGGATCTTTAAAGAAAGATAAAGAGGTCGTCTTGGCTGCGGTCAAACAAAACGGGTGGGCATTAAAATTTGCTGACGGGTCCCTGAAAAAAGATAAAGAGATCGTCTTGGCTGCGGTCAAACAAAACGGGTGGGCATTAGAATATGCTGACGGGTCCTTAAAAAAAGATAAAGAGGTCGTCTTGGCTGCCGTTAAACAAAGTGGGCTGGCATTAAGGTTTGCGGATGTGTCGCTGCAGAACGATCCGGACATACTGAAAGCTGCAGGGAAATAA
- a CDS encoding DUF4116 domain-containing protein codes for MEKVTLTGTVNIESVYARLRKIDSIKDGKIDGNITREELDLAAKKQVDTSVQFNESKTTSFEVIQKLYLKLQTMDKEDGKLDGNIKDLRFRLNFPLTPEQQRKFSLQLELEASDLTGKKEEAPKKDKEAVPAAVKKDERAAKPSADTASKKDRASVLAAVKQYGNGLQYAGELFKKDREIVLAAVKENGLALVYADESLKKDKNIVLAAVKQNGWALYFADDSLKKDKEVVLAAVKQHEWALNYADASLQKDPDILKAAGK; via the coding sequence ATGGAAAAAGTAACATTGACCGGGACCGTAAATATCGAGAGCGTTTATGCGAGGCTGAGGAAGATAGATTCGATAAAGGACGGGAAAATAGACGGCAATATAACCCGGGAGGAACTGGACCTGGCTGCAAAGAAACAAGTCGATACGTCCGTGCAATTCAATGAAAGCAAAACTACGTCTTTTGAGGTTATTCAAAAACTCTATTTGAAACTTCAGACTATGGACAAAGAGGATGGCAAACTGGACGGCAATATCAAAGATCTAAGGTTCCGCCTCAACTTTCCTTTGACCCCTGAACAACAGCGCAAGTTCAGCCTGCAATTAGAATTAGAAGCTTCTGATCTTACCGGAAAAAAGGAAGAAGCTCCAAAGAAAGACAAAGAGGCCGTTCCGGCTGCGGTCAAAAAAGATGAGCGGGCGGCAAAACCATCTGCGGATACGGCTTCAAAGAAAGATAGAGCGAGCGTTTTAGCCGCGGTTAAACAATACGGGAATGGATTGCAATATGCCGGCGAACTCTTCAAAAAAGACAGGGAGATCGTTTTGGCCGCGGTCAAAGAAAACGGGCTTGCATTAGTATATGCCGACGAATCTTTAAAGAAAGATAAAAATATTGTTTTGGCCGCTGTTAAACAAAACGGGTGGGCATTATATTTTGCTGATGACTCTTTAAAGAAAGATAAAGAGGTTGTTTTGGCCGCGGTCAAACAGCATGAGTGGGCATTAAATTACGCGGATGCATCGCTGCAGAAAGATCCTGACATACTGAAAGCTGCGGGGAAATAA
- a CDS encoding DUF4116 domain-containing protein: MEKATLTGADNIQHIYERLRKIDSIRDGIIDGNIEREELDEATDKQIDTSVQFNEGKTSSFDVIQKLYLKLQALDKADGDLDGNINVLRPNMVTALTPEQQSKVSLQLEVGAFVSTKQRELALAAIKNGSTSFLITDRSLNKDKEIVLAAVKQNWRTFMYADESLKKDKKVVLAAANQDVQTLEFADESLKKDKAFVLAAVKQNGRTLEFADGSLKKDKAFVLVVVKQNGRALEFADGSLKKDKAFVLAAAKLDWRALEFADKSLKKDKEFVLAVIGQDVWALDFADNSLKKDRDVVLAAVKHNGRSLAYADGSLKEDKEIVLAAIKQDVWALNFAHESLKKDKAFILAVVKQNGRALEFADESLKNDKDVISAAAEQIGRH, from the coding sequence ATGGAAAAAGCGACATTGACCGGCGCCGATAATATCCAGCATATTTATGAAAGGTTGAGAAAGATCGATTCGATAAGGGACGGAATAATTGACGGAAATATAGAACGCGAGGAGCTGGACGAGGCCACAGATAAACAGATCGATACGTCAGTGCAATTCAACGAGGGCAAAACTTCGTCTTTTGATGTTATTCAAAAACTATATTTGAAACTTCAGGCATTAGATAAAGCGGATGGTGACTTGGATGGCAATATAAACGTGCTGAGACCTAACATGGTTACCGCATTAACTCCTGAACAACAAAGTAAAGTCAGCCTACAGTTAGAAGTGGGAGCTTTTGTTTCCACAAAACAAAGAGAGCTCGCATTAGCGGCAATTAAGAATGGCTCAACATCTTTCCTGATAACTGATAGATCTTTAAATAAAGATAAAGAGATTGTTTTGGCGGCGGTCAAGCAAAATTGGCGGACATTTATGTATGCAGACGAGTCTTTAAAGAAAGATAAAAAGGTTGTTTTGGCTGCGGCTAATCAAGATGTCCAGACACTGGAATTTGCAGACGAATCTTTAAAAAAAGATAAAGCGTTTGTCTTGGCTGCGGTTAAGCAAAATGGGCGGACATTAGAGTTTGCGGACGGGTCTTTGAAAAAAGATAAAGCGTTTGTCTTGGTTGTGGTTAAGCAAAATGGGCGGGCATTAGAGTTTGCGGACGGGTCTTTGAAAAAAGATAAAGCGTTTGTTCTGGCTGCGGCTAAACTAGACTGGCGGGCATTAGAGTTTGCGGACAAGTCTTTAAAGAAAGATAAGGAGTTTGTTCTGGCTGTGATCGGACAAGATGTGTGGGCATTAGACTTTGCTGACAACTCTTTAAAAAAAGACAGGGATGTTGTTCTGGCAGCGGTCAAACATAACGGGCGGTCATTGGCATATGCAGATGGGTCTTTAAAAGAAGACAAGGAAATTGTTCTGGCGGCGATCAAACAGGATGTGTGGGCGTTAAATTTTGCCCATGAATCTTTAAAGAAAGATAAAGCGTTTATCTTGGCCGTGGTTAAGCAAAATGGGCGGGCATTAGAATTTGCGGACGAGTCTTTGAAAAATGATAAAGATGTTATTTCTGCTGCAGCCGAACAAATAGGCAGGCATTGA
- a CDS encoding glycosyltransferase family 2 protein, with protein MAIDISVVIPTVNREKILQKTLEALTGQTYPKDKFEIIVVDDGSTDGTKDTIESFTGKAHSVRYIRQIAGKKGPASANNLGIRSALGEYILFLNDDVIADPNLIEEHMSLHIKHPDIIVQGRVINTSSLEDLGKKHDGYSGGYSDLSFGYFTTWNCSIKTTLLLKAGLFDEDFIDLCWEDVELGYRLRKIGVKQKYNKKAFGYHYKKDFDLKDLEWVKIKSVNMGRNAMIYYRKHPKLDVKISTQCFWLPMGFRGLLSFIVKRIGKEKIIAYLKDLEKRKKNRLLGFLVGLAGYYWYLTGVKRSI; from the coding sequence ATGGCAATAGATATCTCGGTCGTTATCCCCACGGTCAACAGGGAAAAGATACTTCAAAAGACCCTGGAAGCCCTGACGGGACAGACCTACCCGAAGGATAAGTTCGAGATCATAGTGGTTGATGACGGCTCGACTGACGGGACAAAAGACACCATTGAAAGCTTTACGGGAAAGGCACATTCCGTCAGGTACATCCGCCAGATCGCCGGCAAAAAAGGTCCTGCATCCGCTAACAACCTTGGAATAAGAAGCGCCCTCGGAGAATATATTCTTTTTCTGAACGACGATGTTATCGCTGATCCGAACCTTATTGAAGAACATATGTCTTTACACATCAAACATCCCGATATTATAGTCCAGGGAAGAGTGATAAATACTTCCAGCCTAGAGGACCTGGGAAAGAAACACGACGGCTACTCCGGCGGCTACAGCGATCTTTCTTTCGGATATTTTACAACTTGGAACTGTTCTATAAAGACCACGCTGCTCCTTAAAGCTGGGCTTTTTGACGAAGATTTTATCGATCTCTGCTGGGAAGACGTGGAGCTCGGATACCGCTTAAGAAAGATCGGGGTCAAGCAGAAATACAACAAGAAAGCTTTCGGATATCATTACAAGAAGGATTTTGACCTTAAAGACCTTGAATGGGTAAAGATAAAATCGGTCAATATGGGCAGGAACGCAATGATCTATTACAGGAAGCACCCCAAACTGGACGTGAAGATCTCGACGCAGTGTTTCTGGCTGCCTATGGGCTTCAGGGGACTATTATCGTTCATAGTAAAAAGGATAGGGAAAGAAAAGATAATCGCGTACCTGAAAGACCTTGAAAAGCGAAAAAAGAACAGACTTCTTGGTTTTCTTGTGGGTCTTGCCGGATATTACTGGTACTTGACAGGCGTAAAACGGTCGATTTGA
- a CDS encoding glycosyltransferase, translating into MPKITVILTSYNKPGLVSQAIRSVLDQTCRDFELIVCDDNSNEQTKADIKPFFADPRVVYLQSDVKEEERREKCRYAHMINKALEIAKGEYISYLCDDDIYYPERLEVMAKALDEDPKKNIVYGKQKVVRLSGRILGVTTGIRETVGVTFEAGGNVDHNSIMHRKSCSDKVGGWDEGRQCWDNADEYFFKKLNKHWPFYPIEEVLDEHRLHKNSMQSIVAYEKRLSSRLLKWFTGLFSQIP; encoded by the coding sequence ATGCCGAAGATCACTGTAATACTGACTTCATACAATAAACCGGGTCTGGTCAGCCAGGCCATCAGGTCCGTTCTGGACCAGACCTGCAGGGACTTCGAGCTCATAGTTTGCGACGACAATTCAAATGAACAGACAAAAGCTGACATAAAACCGTTCTTTGCCGATCCCCGCGTGGTCTACCTGCAGTCGGATGTCAAAGAGGAAGAAAGACGGGAAAAGTGCAGGTACGCGCACATGATAAACAAAGCCCTTGAGATAGCGAAAGGGGAGTACATTTCGTACCTTTGCGACGATGATATCTATTATCCCGAGAGGCTTGAGGTCATGGCAAAAGCACTTGATGAAGATCCAAAAAAGAACATCGTTTACGGGAAACAGAAGGTCGTGAGATTGTCCGGCAGGATCCTGGGTGTCACGACAGGCATCAGGGAGACGGTTGGCGTTACGTTCGAGGCAGGAGGGAATGTTGATCATAACTCGATAATGCACAGGAAATCATGTTCGGACAAGGTCGGCGGCTGGGATGAAGGCAGGCAGTGCTGGGACAACGCGGACGAATATTTTTTCAAAAAACTCAACAAGCACTGGCCTTTCTACCCTATAGAGGAGGTCCTGGACGAGCACCGGTTGCACAAGAACAGCATGCAGTCGATCGTGGCTTATGAAAAGAGACTCAGTTCGAGGTTGTTGAAATGGTTTACAGGACTGTTCAGCCAAATACCCTGA
- a CDS encoding glycosyltransferase family A protein produces the protein MRTSIIMAAYNRGKDIRPSIDAILSQSDRDFELIIINDGSTDDTENFILDYKDPRIVYLKKQNGGQASARNLGIKTSKGRYIAYCDHDDIFHKDHVKTLANFLDNNSCVDVVYSNARFMSFGKFRSITDFSNPKKPPEKDLYFVPMPSTMMHRKEALEKTGMWDDHKIIRFGGEDWDLWLRFKDKLKIAHLNETLTDYCMHDRNMNTGKIRVKAMIITRLYVFNKRFRQRKAKAGIIDALIKSIPEYIRVFG, from the coding sequence ATGAGAACTTCGATCATAATGGCCGCATATAACCGCGGCAAAGATATCCGCCCTTCCATAGATGCGATATTGTCTCAAAGTGACAGGGACTTTGAATTGATCATTATTAATGACGGGTCGACAGATGACACCGAAAATTTTATCCTGGATTATAAAGACCCCAGGATAGTCTATCTGAAAAAGCAAAACGGCGGACAGGCAAGTGCCAGGAATCTCGGCATAAAGACCTCAAAGGGAAGATATATCGCCTATTGCGACCACGACGATATTTTTCACAAGGACCATGTCAAGACACTGGCAAATTTTCTTGACAATAACAGCTGCGTTGATGTCGTTTACAGCAATGCGAGATTCATGTCGTTCGGAAAATTCCGGAGTATTACCGATTTTTCAAACCCGAAAAAACCGCCCGAAAAAGACCTTTATTTCGTGCCCATGCCATCCACAATGATGCACCGGAAAGAGGCTCTTGAAAAGACAGGGATGTGGGATGACCATAAGATCATCCGTTTCGGCGGAGAGGACTGGGATCTGTGGTTAAGGTTCAAAGACAAATTAAAGATCGCCCATCTGAACGAGACCCTGACGGATTACTGCATGCATGACAGGAATATGAACACCGGAAAGATCAGGGTAAAGGCGATGATCATCACAAGACTTTATGTGTTCAATAAAAGGTTCAGGCAGCGCAAGGCAAAGGCGGGCATTATAGACGCTCTGATAAAAAGCATTCCTGAATATATCAGGGTATTTGGCTGA
- a CDS encoding NAD(P)-dependent oxidoreductase, whose product MKKNVFITGAAGSVGHYLIDELRKDDGYRLHLMIRDPKKAKFDLSNIELIHDDFKNIKKYSSLLKEMDACIHLLADWGTQTGNFESTIDLFENLDPSRCKKVIYFSTASILDKNNRPDPQVLSCGTEYIKGKYKLYEHLKASPLAGRTDTLFLTWVLGGDKDHPYSHAATALRQAKKWLWLIRFFSSDLRFHYIHAADIALITAYLLKNDTGSKEFTVGNIAITAGDLIRSLCLYFKIPVRFQMSLSKGTADLIARVFDKKLGEWDKYCLKAYHQEYKTVTPSDFGLKNKYPGLPEIFEEIFRDS is encoded by the coding sequence GTGAAAAAAAATGTTTTCATCACCGGTGCGGCAGGAAGCGTCGGACATTATCTGATAGATGAACTGAGAAAAGATGACGGCTACAGACTCCACCTGATGATCAGGGACCCTAAAAAAGCGAAGTTTGACCTTTCAAACATTGAGCTCATACATGATGATTTTAAGAATATCAAAAAATATTCATCCCTTCTGAAAGAAATGGATGCGTGCATACATCTTCTTGCGGACTGGGGTACGCAAACAGGCAATTTTGAATCTACAATAGATCTTTTCGAGAACCTTGATCCGTCGCGTTGTAAAAAGGTCATCTATTTTTCCACGGCCAGCATACTCGATAAGAACAACAGGCCTGATCCGCAAGTATTATCATGCGGAACGGAGTACATAAAAGGAAAATATAAACTATATGAGCACCTGAAAGCTTCACCCTTAGCCGGCCGCACCGATACTCTTTTTCTCACCTGGGTACTTGGCGGCGACAAGGACCATCCGTATTCGCATGCTGCAACTGCATTAAGGCAGGCAAAAAAATGGCTGTGGCTTATAAGGTTTTTCTCGTCTGACCTGAGGTTCCACTACATCCATGCTGCGGACATCGCCCTGATAACCGCTTATCTGTTAAAGAACGATACCGGAAGTAAAGAGTTCACTGTCGGTAACATTGCAATAACCGCCGGTGACCTGATAAGATCGCTTTGCCTGTATTTCAAGATACCTGTCCGTTTCCAAATGAGTCTTTCAAAAGGGACTGCCGACCTTATCGCGAGGGTCTTTGATAAAAAACTCGGGGAATGGGACAAATACTGCCTTAAGGCATACCACCAGGAATATAAGACCGTTACACCGTCGGATTTCGGATTAAAGAATAAATATCCGGGATTACCGGAGATCTTTGAGGAAATATTCAGGGACAGCTAA